The following proteins are encoded in a genomic region of Rhizobium sp. CCGE531:
- a CDS encoding HAD family phosphatase, translating into MTTEIRHIVFDIGKVLLHYDPSLPYSRIIPDDAEREWFFANVCTHEWNLEQDRGRTWGDAEALLIADHPEREEQIRAFRKYWHEMVPHPYEDSVAIFEGLIAEGRDVTMLTNFASDTFREAQLRYPFLNKPRGVTVSGDIGLIKPDVAIYDTHARSFDLDPASTIFIDDSYPNVEGARAAGWHAVHFTGAEKLRSDLAAHSIKV; encoded by the coding sequence ATGACGACGGAAATACGGCACATCGTTTTCGATATCGGCAAGGTTCTGCTTCACTATGATCCAAGCCTTCCCTACAGCCGCATCATTCCGGACGATGCCGAGCGCGAGTGGTTTTTCGCCAACGTCTGCACCCATGAATGGAACCTCGAGCAGGATCGCGGCCGCACCTGGGGAGATGCAGAAGCCTTGCTGATCGCCGACCATCCCGAGCGCGAAGAGCAGATCCGCGCCTTCCGCAAATATTGGCACGAGATGGTCCCGCATCCTTACGAAGACAGCGTCGCGATCTTCGAAGGATTGATCGCTGAGGGACGTGACGTCACCATGCTGACCAATTTCGCCTCCGATACGTTTCGCGAGGCACAGCTGCGCTATCCGTTCCTCAATAAGCCGCGCGGCGTTACGGTTTCCGGCGATATCGGGCTGATCAAGCCGGATGTCGCGATCTACGATACCCACGCGAGGAGCTTCGACCTCGATCCGGCTTCGACGATCTTCATCGATGATTCCTATCCGAACGTCGAAGGCGCACGGGCCGCCGGCTGGCATGCAGTTCACTTCACCGGTGCCGAGAAGCTGCGCAGCGATCTCGCCGCCCATAGCATAAAGGTTTGA
- the mutY gene encoding A/G-specific adenine glycosylase, whose translation MDLSSQASPTAASLLAWYDRHHRDLPWRVSPPMAARGVKPDPYRIWLSEVMLQQTTVPAVKAYFAKFLERWPTVNDLAAAANDDVMAAWAGLGYYARARNLKKCAEAVATGHNGRFPDTEDGLRALPGIGDYTAAAVAAIAFNRQAAVMDGNVERVISRLYAISTPLPGAKPLMKQKVALLTPADRPGDFAQAMMDLGATICTPKRPVCSLCPFNGACQALAGHDPERFPVKAAKKDRPVRHGAAFVAVNDEGEIFLRRRIESGLLGGMTEVPTTGWTARIDGETGSEAAPFPADWQPAGTVTHVFTHFELRLSIWRAKAVSEKDNHDGWWAPVTNLEGQALPTVMKKAIAQAIPNAFAKMRIG comes from the coding sequence ATGGATCTTTCATCACAAGCATCCCCCACGGCCGCATCCCTGCTTGCCTGGTACGACCGACACCATCGCGACCTGCCCTGGCGCGTCTCACCGCCCATGGCGGCACGCGGCGTCAAACCCGATCCCTATCGCATCTGGCTGTCGGAAGTGATGCTGCAGCAGACGACGGTACCGGCGGTCAAAGCCTATTTCGCGAAATTCCTGGAGCGCTGGCCGACGGTCAACGATCTCGCTGCAGCCGCGAACGACGACGTCATGGCCGCCTGGGCGGGGCTCGGCTATTACGCCCGCGCCCGCAACCTGAAGAAATGCGCCGAGGCGGTGGCGACAGGCCACAACGGCCGCTTTCCCGATACCGAGGATGGGTTGCGAGCCCTCCCCGGCATTGGTGACTATACCGCTGCCGCCGTTGCCGCCATTGCATTCAATCGCCAGGCAGCCGTGATGGACGGCAATGTGGAGCGGGTCATTTCCCGCCTCTACGCGATTTCGACGCCCCTGCCCGGCGCCAAGCCACTGATGAAGCAGAAGGTCGCCTTGCTGACACCAGCCGACCGGCCGGGCGATTTCGCTCAGGCGATGATGGATCTCGGCGCGACGATCTGTACGCCGAAGCGCCCGGTCTGTTCGCTCTGTCCCTTCAACGGCGCCTGTCAGGCGCTGGCCGGGCACGATCCCGAGCGTTTCCCGGTCAAGGCCGCCAAGAAGGACAGGCCAGTGCGCCACGGAGCGGCCTTCGTCGCCGTTAACGACGAGGGCGAAATCTTTCTGCGGCGCCGCATCGAAAGCGGCCTGCTTGGGGGGATGACCGAAGTGCCGACGACGGGGTGGACGGCGCGCATCGACGGCGAGACCGGCAGTGAGGCAGCCCCCTTCCCGGCCGACTGGCAGCCAGCGGGCACGGTGACGCACGTCTTCACGCATTTCGAGCTGCGGCTGTCGATCTGGCGGGCGAAGGCCGTTTCCGAGAAAGACAACCATGACGGATGGTGGGCGCCGGTTACAAATCTTGAAGGGCAGGCCCTGCCGACAGTCATGAAAAAAGCGATCGCTCAGGCTATTCCCAATGCGTTCGCAAAAATGCGCATAGGCTAA
- a CDS encoding DUF6290 family protein, which translates to MLALRLPPEIEARLDELAKRTGRSKSFYAREAILEHLDDLEDIYLAEKRLEEFRRGENGSVSLAELMARYGVAD; encoded by the coding sequence ATGTTGGCCCTAAGGCTTCCGCCGGAAATTGAAGCAAGACTCGATGAACTCGCCAAGCGTACCGGGCGCAGCAAAAGTTTCTATGCGCGCGAAGCAATTCTTGAGCATCTTGATGATCTTGAGGATATCTATCTGGCGGAGAAACGTCTGGAAGAGTTTCGCCGCGGCGAGAATGGCAGCGTTTCGCTGGCCGAACTGATGGCGCGGTATGGCGTGGCGGATTGA
- a CDS encoding DUF721 domain-containing protein: MKMSRRGVRQISELTNGIVDPVLAKRAGINTTLLGCWDEIAGEDFADCTRPEKIAWAKRTGPGMDDRYQPGVLTIACEGARALFLTHAQGELIQRINSFFGFYAVNQIRIVQKPVSVASKRSRTPPPLKGEAARKLADMMDGIEDEKIRAAVQRLGTAMVWKRGRT, encoded by the coding sequence TTGAAAATGTCGCGTCGTGGCGTACGGCAGATTTCCGAGCTGACCAACGGCATCGTCGATCCGGTGCTGGCAAAGCGTGCCGGCATCAACACGACGCTGCTCGGCTGCTGGGATGAGATCGCCGGCGAAGACTTTGCCGACTGCACGCGGCCGGAAAAGATCGCCTGGGCGAAGCGAACCGGCCCCGGCATGGACGACCGCTATCAGCCGGGCGTGCTGACGATCGCCTGCGAGGGCGCCCGCGCGCTCTTTTTGACCCATGCGCAGGGTGAGCTCATCCAGCGCATCAATAGCTTCTTCGGCTTCTACGCCGTCAATCAGATCCGCATCGTGCAGAAGCCGGTCTCCGTCGCGTCCAAACGTTCCCGCACGCCGCCTCCATTGAAGGGTGAGGCGGCACGCAAGCTGGCCGACATGATGGATGGCATCGAGGATGAGAAGATCAGGGCTGCCGTTCAGCGTTTGGGCACGGCGATGGTGTGGAAGCGGGGTAGGACGTAA
- a CDS encoding DsbA family protein has product MPMSDMLLTKRHLLGGSAVAALSVAFSAFADTASAATAEDEVPLSDGNVDMNEVLKPGPLPEIAFGKEDAPVKIVEYMSLTCPHCAHFAVTTFDTIKQKYVDTGKVRFIIREFPFDPRAAAAFMLARCAPQEQYMPMVEMLFKQQIAWASPDVDGRAALLQMSKLAGFTEDSFTKCLTNQKLLDDVNSVRERAAKDFGVNATPTFLINGKRYAGDMSVGAMSKLIDSLL; this is encoded by the coding sequence ATGCCGATGTCCGACATGCTCTTGACCAAACGCCATCTGCTGGGCGGCTCTGCCGTTGCAGCCCTTTCCGTGGCGTTCTCTGCCTTCGCTGACACTGCATCCGCCGCAACCGCCGAAGACGAAGTGCCGCTGTCGGACGGCAATGTCGACATGAACGAAGTGCTGAAGCCCGGCCCGCTGCCGGAAATCGCGTTCGGCAAGGAAGATGCGCCCGTCAAGATCGTCGAATACATGTCGCTGACCTGCCCGCACTGCGCGCATTTCGCCGTCACGACCTTCGACACGATCAAGCAGAAATACGTCGATACCGGCAAGGTCCGCTTCATCATCCGCGAATTCCCGTTCGATCCGCGTGCCGCCGCGGCCTTCATGCTGGCCCGTTGCGCCCCGCAGGAACAGTACATGCCGATGGTCGAAATGCTGTTCAAGCAGCAGATCGCCTGGGCTTCGCCCGATGTCGATGGCCGCGCCGCATTGCTGCAGATGTCGAAACTCGCTGGTTTTACTGAGGATAGCTTCACGAAATGCTTGACGAACCAGAAGCTTCTGGATGATGTCAACTCAGTACGGGAACGCGCAGCCAAGGATTTCGGCGTCAATGCAACGCCGACCTTCCTGATCAATGGCAAGCGCTACGCAGGGGACATGTCTGTTGGTGCCATGTCGAAACTTATCGACAGCCTGCTCTGA
- a CDS encoding type II toxin-antitoxin system RelE/ParE family toxin — MAWRIEFQRAAERELDKLGHEASRRILRFLHDRVAKLDDPRAIGEALKGSELGNFWKYRVGDYRVIAHIEDSTVRILIVRIGNRREVYRK, encoded by the coding sequence ATGGCGTGGCGGATTGAGTTTCAACGAGCTGCCGAGCGCGAACTGGACAAACTTGGGCACGAGGCTTCCCGCCGGATTTTGAGATTTCTCCATGACCGCGTTGCCAAGCTGGATGATCCGCGCGCCATCGGAGAAGCGTTGAAAGGCTCGGAGCTCGGCAATTTCTGGAAATACCGAGTGGGGGATTATCGAGTGATCGCGCACATCGAAGATAGTACCGTTCGGATACTGATTGTTCGAATTGGAAATAGGCGCGAAGTCTATCGAAAATAA